The Frankiaceae bacterium genome includes a region encoding these proteins:
- a CDS encoding pilus assembly protein TadG-related protein: MTRRPRGDDGAYAILYGLLLLAVLGMAALVVDLASLRQNRRETRLAADAAAIAGAGQLDTAAGTANPRQACVDAWSYLATNLGFTVPGTTGCGVLPETAAACPTNPPAPTVARGTVDEFTIAITWPVADDSALLTEPNVTTGDTVTQAIDPETDGEDPCGRIAVTVQQDQEPAFSSVFGQDGTATTVTSVARSTTTLGDEGPIAALNVLEDNECQAILTSGQASIEISAVDDRPGIIAVESSGRDPNDCPNNKPWVIDVAESAAGGHVWAHGVDGVGQGTIYSYALNSDANPGEAYNPDTIAPGSDLLLPTPEIMGERFGATPVTNIYDCAGTDDCPDSPEAYVTSLENAFDSNTPQPYAHSAVFSSTAFKTVSVANGILGWPNNCTVGTGATIYVPAGNWYLDCNTVTVRGRLIFAGGNVVSRGGIHVEGGCFAMNVPLLSATACPTQNALGEVVPSASTEGILFLRGGNFTKGSQGAIFVERSFVYMKTGHIAFGAGSGALYLTNPRPDTDSCDEECQNSRFGKLALWNESTQTQELGGQAAIVLRGILFVPNATFDYTGQAAQVQTNAQFWANKLEIGGQGTLVMAPDPNDSVARPESGTVLIR; encoded by the coding sequence GTGACGCGCCGGCCGCGCGGCGACGACGGCGCGTACGCCATCCTCTACGGGCTCCTGCTGCTCGCTGTCCTCGGCATGGCCGCGCTCGTCGTCGACCTCGCGTCACTGCGGCAGAACCGCCGCGAGACCCGGCTCGCCGCCGACGCCGCCGCCATCGCCGGCGCGGGCCAGCTCGACACCGCGGCGGGCACAGCCAACCCGCGACAGGCCTGCGTCGACGCGTGGAGCTACCTCGCCACCAACCTCGGCTTCACCGTCCCCGGCACCACCGGCTGCGGCGTGCTGCCGGAGACGGCCGCGGCCTGCCCCACCAACCCGCCGGCGCCCACCGTGGCGCGGGGCACGGTCGACGAGTTCACGATCGCGATCACCTGGCCCGTCGCCGACGACTCCGCGCTGCTCACCGAGCCGAACGTCACCACCGGCGACACGGTCACGCAGGCGATCGACCCCGAGACCGACGGCGAGGACCCCTGCGGGCGGATCGCCGTGACCGTGCAGCAGGACCAGGAGCCGGCGTTCTCCTCGGTGTTCGGCCAGGACGGCACGGCGACGACCGTGACCAGCGTCGCCCGCTCGACCACCACGCTCGGCGACGAGGGGCCGATCGCGGCGCTCAACGTCCTCGAGGACAACGAGTGCCAGGCGATCCTCACCAGCGGCCAGGCGTCCATCGAGATCTCGGCCGTCGACGACCGGCCCGGCATCATCGCCGTCGAGTCCTCCGGCCGTGACCCCAACGACTGCCCCAACAACAAGCCGTGGGTCATCGACGTCGCCGAGTCCGCGGCCGGCGGCCACGTCTGGGCCCACGGCGTCGACGGCGTCGGCCAGGGGACCATCTACTCGTACGCGCTGAACTCCGACGCCAACCCCGGCGAGGCGTACAACCCCGACACGATCGCGCCCGGCAGCGACCTGCTGCTGCCGACGCCCGAGATCATGGGCGAGCGCTTCGGCGCGACGCCGGTCACGAACATCTACGACTGCGCCGGCACCGACGACTGCCCCGACTCGCCGGAGGCGTACGTCACGTCGCTGGAGAACGCGTTCGACAGCAACACCCCGCAGCCGTACGCGCACTCGGCGGTGTTCTCCTCGACGGCGTTCAAGACGGTCAGCGTCGCCAACGGCATCCTCGGCTGGCCGAACAACTGCACCGTCGGCACCGGCGCCACGATCTACGTACCCGCCGGCAACTGGTACCTCGACTGCAACACGGTGACGGTGCGCGGCCGCCTCATCTTCGCGGGCGGCAACGTCGTGTCGCGCGGCGGCATCCACGTCGAAGGCGGCTGCTTCGCGATGAACGTCCCGCTGCTCAGCGCGACCGCCTGCCCGACGCAGAACGCCCTCGGCGAGGTCGTCCCCTCGGCGAGCACGGAGGGCATCCTCTTCCTGCGCGGCGGCAACTTCACCAAGGGCAGCCAGGGCGCGATCTTCGTCGAGCGGTCGTTCGTCTACATGAAGACCGGGCACATCGCGTTCGGCGCCGGGAGTGGTGCGCTCTACCTCACCAATCCGCGCCCCGACACCGACTCCTGCGACGAGGAGTGCCAGAACTCCCGCTTCGGCAAGCTCGCGCTGTGGAACGAGTCCACGCAGACGCAGGAGCTCGGCGGCCAGGCCGCGATCGTGCTGCGCGGCATCCTCTTCGTGCCGAACGCGACGTTCGACTACACGGGCCAGGCAGCCCAGGTGCAGACGAACGCGCAGTTCTGGGCCAACAAGCTGGAGATCGGCGGTCAGGGCACGCTCGTCATGGCGCCCGACCCGAACGACTCCGTGGCCCGTCCCGAGTCCGGGACGGTGCTCATCCGATGA
- a CDS encoding ABC transporter permease codes for MAETDALATLEAGLDALEEPAAPSRTERRWVRAVPPLVALALLLGVWQLAYVLELKDPHAMPSPADVWRSLGDQWAKGTVQEAVKNSLHRGVLGFLASIAVGTPLGLLIARVRVVRLAIGPIISGLQSLPSVAWVPAAIIWFGLSDAAIYFVVLMGAVPSIANGLVAGIDQIPPLYLKVGRVLGARRFTAARHVVVPAALPGYVAGLKQGWAFSWRSLMAAELITFSPRLGLGLGQLLDAGRQLSDMSLVVASILVILAVGVGIELLVFAPLERRVLRRRGLATAA; via the coding sequence ATGGCAGAGACTGACGCGCTCGCCACCCTCGAAGCGGGTCTCGACGCGCTGGAGGAGCCGGCTGCCCCCTCGCGTACGGAGCGCCGCTGGGTCCGCGCCGTACCCCCGCTCGTGGCGCTGGCGCTGCTGCTCGGCGTGTGGCAGCTGGCGTACGTCCTCGAGCTGAAGGACCCGCACGCGATGCCGTCGCCGGCCGACGTGTGGCGCAGCCTCGGCGACCAGTGGGCCAAGGGCACCGTGCAGGAGGCCGTGAAGAACAGCCTGCACCGCGGCGTACTCGGCTTCCTCGCGTCCATCGCCGTCGGTACGCCGCTCGGGCTGCTCATCGCGCGCGTCAGGGTCGTACGCCTCGCGATCGGCCCGATCATCTCGGGCCTGCAGAGCCTGCCTTCGGTGGCGTGGGTGCCGGCCGCGATCATCTGGTTCGGTCTGTCGGACGCGGCGATCTACTTCGTCGTGCTCATGGGCGCGGTGCCGTCCATCGCGAACGGCCTCGTCGCCGGCATCGACCAGATCCCGCCGCTGTACCTCAAGGTCGGCCGCGTCCTCGGCGCGCGGCGCTTCACGGCCGCGCGCCACGTCGTCGTGCCCGCCGCGCTGCCGGGGTACGTCGCCGGGCTGAAGCAGGGATGGGCGTTCTCGTGGCGCTCGCTGATGGCGGCCGAGCTCATCACGTTCAGCCCGCGCCTGGGTCTGGGCCTCGGCCAGCTCCTCGACGCGGGACGCCAGCTGTCCGACATGTCCCTCGTCGTCGCGTCGATCCTCGTCATCCTCGCGGTCGGCGTGGGGATCGAGCTGCTGGTGTTCGCCCCGCTGGAGCGCCGGGTGCTGCGGCGGCGCGGTCTGGCGACGGCTGCCTGA
- a CDS encoding GTP-binding protein, with the protein MLRLATAGSVDDGKSTLIGRLLWDSKSVFEDQAAAVVDASERRGEATNLALLTDGLRAEREQGITIDVAYRYFATPRRKFIVADTPGHVQYTRNMVTGASTADLAVILVDARKGLVEQSRRHAFLSRLLRVPHLVLAVNKMDLVGWDEEVFRAIASAFPFEATAIPLSALHGDNVVERSANTPWYDGPSLLEHLESVDVATTHHIGDARFPVQHVIRDHRTGYRGYAGTVASGVLRPGDEVEVLPSGLRTRIEAIDTYDGPVDTAFAPMSVTLRLADEVDVSRGDMIVGVGGRPDVTNDVTATVCWMTDEPLRPGSRLLVKHTTRTAKAVVKTLDQRLDVATFEPVPATELGLNDIGRVTLRTAQPLFADDYAENRATGAFILVDELTGATAGAGMVGA; encoded by the coding sequence CTGCTCCGCCTCGCCACCGCGGGCTCCGTCGACGATGGCAAGAGCACCCTGATCGGGCGCCTGCTCTGGGACAGCAAGAGCGTGTTCGAGGACCAGGCTGCCGCTGTTGTCGATGCCTCTGAGCGGCGCGGCGAGGCCACCAATCTCGCTTTGCTCACCGATGGTCTCCGTGCGGAGCGGGAGCAGGGGATCACGATCGACGTGGCGTACCGGTACTTCGCCACGCCGCGGCGCAAGTTCATCGTCGCGGACACCCCTGGCCACGTGCAGTACACGCGCAACATGGTCACGGGTGCCTCGACCGCTGATCTTGCCGTCATCCTCGTGGATGCCCGCAAGGGGCTGGTCGAGCAGAGCCGCCGTCACGCGTTCTTGTCTCGGCTGTTGCGGGTGCCGCACCTCGTCCTCGCCGTGAACAAGATGGACCTGGTCGGGTGGGACGAGGAGGTCTTCCGCGCGATCGCCTCGGCGTTCCCGTTCGAGGCCACGGCCATCCCGCTCTCCGCTCTCCACGGCGACAACGTCGTGGAGCGTTCCGCCAACACGCCCTGGTACGACGGCCCCTCGCTCCTGGAGCACCTGGAGTCGGTCGACGTCGCGACCACGCACCACATCGGCGACGCGCGGTTCCCCGTCCAGCATGTGATCCGCGATCACCGCACCGGCTACCGCGGCTACGCGGGCACCGTCGCGTCCGGCGTTCTGCGTCCCGGCGACGAGGTCGAGGTGCTGCCGAGCGGGCTGCGGACGCGGATCGAGGCGATCGACACGTACGACGGTCCGGTCGACACGGCGTTCGCGCCGATGTCGGTGACGCTGCGCCTCGCCGACGAGGTCGACGTCTCGCGCGGCGACATGATCGTCGGCGTCGGCGGCCGCCCCGACGTCACCAACGACGTCACCGCCACCGTCTGCTGGATGACCGACGAGCCGCTGCGCCCCGGCAGCAGGCTGCTCGTCAAGCACACGACCCGCACCGCGAAGGCGGTCGTGAAGACGCTGGACCAGCGGCTGGACGTGGCGACGTTCGAGCCGGTGCCTGCCACCGAGCTCGGCCTCAACGACATCGGCCGCGTGACGCTGCGGACGGCGCAGCCGCTGTTCGCCGACGACTACGCCGAGAACCGCGCGACGGGCGCGTTCATCCTCGTCGACGAGCTGACCGGCGCGACCGCCGGCGCGGGGATGGTCGGCGCGTGA
- the cpaB gene encoding Flp pilus assembly protein CpaB, translating to MGRRTLLLVAALVVAALGTLLIFAYVRQADDRALKDQEPVEVLVAKTLIRAGTLGSNAEKAGAFRLQRIPRSATIEGVLSDPRPISELVAVGDIYPGEQIIRNKFAVSGTTSALAIPTGKIAMSVRLGDPERVAGFLRPGSNVVIFLSGTVKFEGPNARPDEEITTLLLPKITVLAVGPTTLKAAPAAQANKESLPTAILTLATTQEEAEKIIHAQRKGDLYFGLLNEDSVITRRRVLTDADLLE from the coding sequence GTGGGTCGCCGAACGCTCTTGCTCGTCGCCGCGCTCGTCGTGGCCGCGCTGGGGACGCTGCTGATCTTCGCGTACGTCCGCCAGGCGGACGACCGCGCCCTGAAGGACCAGGAGCCGGTGGAGGTGCTCGTCGCGAAGACGCTCATCCGCGCCGGCACGCTCGGCTCCAACGCGGAGAAGGCGGGCGCGTTCAGGCTGCAGCGCATCCCCCGATCCGCGACGATCGAGGGCGTGCTCAGCGACCCGCGACCGATCAGCGAGCTGGTCGCCGTCGGCGACATCTACCCCGGCGAGCAGATCATTCGGAACAAGTTCGCGGTCTCCGGCACCACGAGCGCGCTGGCGATCCCCACGGGGAAGATCGCGATGTCGGTGCGCCTGGGCGACCCCGAACGCGTGGCCGGCTTCCTACGGCCTGGGTCGAACGTCGTCATCTTCCTGTCCGGCACGGTGAAGTTCGAGGGCCCCAACGCCAGACCGGACGAGGAGATCACGACGCTCCTGCTGCCGAAGATCACGGTCCTCGCCGTCGGGCCGACGACGCTCAAGGCGGCACCGGCCGCGCAGGCCAACAAGGAGTCTCTGCCGACGGCGATCCTCACGCTGGCCACGACGCAGGAGGAGGCGGAGAAGATCATCCACGCGCAGCGCAAGGGCGACCTGTACTTCGGCCTCCTCAACGAGGACTCGGTCATCACCCGTCGCCGCGTCCTGACGGACGCCGACCTCCTCGAGTAA
- a CDS encoding P-loop NTPase, giving the protein MIVVVEPDALSQEALRGAAGSGSVVVPDLDAAYRRINEQQDVDVVLIGPHVDLEGALALSDAMRLQRPMLGVILVRPRIDTATLSDALRAGVREVVKERDIDGVLAAVQRTVQLSHAVREKAGLGSTSDEPVELGRLITVFSAKGGAGKTTVSTNLAAALADGGRRNVCLVDLDLAFGDVAIALQLFPAHTLSDAVSMSDSLDETAVAALLTPHSPGLTTLVAPVEPGAADTIPAALIGRVLRLLRQMFQFVVVDTPPAFTDHVLAAFDESDYVALLATLDIPALKNLKLTLETLDLLNYPRDRWRVVLNRADSKVGLQLNEVEKTLRVPIAVQIPSSRSVPASINRGVPIVLDEPGHPVSQAIKQFAETFAAGVPAKALPASMRTDNRRFGLRRRSEKS; this is encoded by the coding sequence TTGATCGTCGTCGTCGAGCCCGACGCCCTGTCGCAGGAGGCGCTGCGCGGCGCCGCTGGGTCGGGCAGCGTCGTCGTGCCCGACCTGGACGCCGCGTACCGCCGCATCAACGAGCAGCAGGACGTCGACGTCGTGCTCATCGGCCCGCACGTCGACCTCGAGGGCGCGCTCGCGCTGAGCGACGCGATGCGGCTGCAACGCCCGATGCTCGGCGTCATCCTCGTCCGCCCGCGCATCGACACGGCGACGCTGTCGGACGCGCTGCGCGCGGGCGTCCGCGAGGTCGTCAAGGAGCGCGACATCGACGGCGTCCTCGCCGCCGTGCAGCGCACCGTGCAGCTCTCGCACGCCGTCCGCGAGAAGGCCGGGCTGGGCAGCACGTCCGACGAGCCCGTGGAGCTCGGCAGGCTCATCACGGTGTTCTCGGCGAAGGGCGGCGCGGGGAAGACCACCGTGTCGACCAACCTCGCCGCGGCGCTGGCCGACGGCGGCCGCCGCAACGTCTGCCTGGTCGACCTCGACCTGGCGTTCGGCGACGTCGCGATCGCGCTCCAGCTGTTCCCCGCGCACACGCTCTCCGACGCGGTGTCGATGTCCGACTCGCTCGACGAGACCGCGGTCGCGGCGCTGCTGACACCCCACTCCCCTGGTCTGACGACGCTCGTCGCGCCGGTGGAGCCGGGCGCCGCCGACACGATCCCCGCCGCGCTCATCGGACGGGTTCTGCGGCTGCTCCGGCAGATGTTCCAGTTCGTCGTCGTCGACACGCCGCCGGCGTTCACCGACCACGTCCTCGCGGCGTTCGACGAGAGCGACTACGTCGCGCTGCTCGCGACGCTCGACATCCCGGCCTTGAAGAACCTCAAGCTGACGCTGGAGACGCTCGACCTGCTCAACTACCCGCGCGACCGTTGGCGCGTCGTCCTCAACCGCGCCGACTCCAAGGTGGGACTGCAGCTCAACGAGGTCGAGAAGACGCTGCGCGTCCCCATCGCCGTCCAGATCCCGTCGTCGCGCTCGGTGCCCGCGTCCATCAACCGCGGCGTGCCGATCGTTCTCGACGAGCCGGGACACCCTGTCTCGCAAGCGATCAAGCAGTTCGCCGAGACGTTCGCGGCCGGAGTGCCGGCCAAGGCCCTGCCCGCCTCGATGCGTACGGACAACCGAAGGTTCGGTCTCCGTCGCCGTTCGGAGAAGTCGTAG
- a CDS encoding ABC transporter substrate-binding protein, whose product MKKALLALAAVATLAATAGCSTSPSASAGPGGTLRLGYFANVTHATPVIGVERGTYATRLGPTRLETQVFNAGPAAVEALFAGAIDATYIGPNPAINAYVRSKGSALRIVAGATSGGAALVVKPGITSANDLRGKTVATPQLGNTQDVALRAWLESNDLHTDPQTGGDVTIAPSENATTLELFRKGDVAGAWLPEPWASRLVLEGGAEVLVNEKDLWPGGQFVTTHLVVATKFLDKNPGIVKRLLEAHVETTAWIDANAAEAKTTVNAALEKLTQKALPGPVLDRAFAELTITNDPVAASLATSAAHAVKAGLLDEPDLAGIYDLRLLNEVLTATGAAPVANAGLGS is encoded by the coding sequence GTGAAGAAGGCCCTCCTCGCGCTCGCCGCCGTCGCCACGCTCGCCGCGACGGCCGGCTGCTCGACGTCGCCCAGCGCCAGCGCCGGCCCCGGGGGCACGCTGCGCCTCGGCTACTTCGCCAACGTCACCCACGCCACGCCGGTCATCGGCGTCGAGCGCGGGACGTACGCCACCAGGCTCGGCCCGACCCGGCTGGAGACGCAGGTCTTCAACGCGGGCCCGGCGGCGGTGGAGGCGCTGTTCGCGGGGGCGATCGACGCGACGTACATCGGCCCCAACCCGGCCATCAACGCGTACGTCAGGAGCAAGGGCTCGGCGCTGCGCATCGTCGCCGGCGCCACGAGCGGCGGCGCGGCGCTGGTCGTGAAGCCGGGCATCACGAGCGCGAACGACCTGCGCGGCAAGACCGTCGCGACGCCGCAGCTCGGCAACACGCAGGACGTCGCGCTGCGCGCGTGGCTGGAGTCGAACGACTTGCACACCGACCCGCAGACCGGCGGCGACGTGACGATCGCGCCGTCGGAGAACGCCACGACGCTGGAGCTGTTCCGCAAGGGCGACGTCGCGGGCGCGTGGCTGCCCGAGCCGTGGGCCAGCCGTCTCGTTCTCGAAGGCGGCGCGGAGGTGCTCGTCAACGAGAAGGACCTCTGGCCGGGCGGGCAGTTCGTGACGACGCACCTCGTCGTCGCGACGAAGTTCCTCGACAAGAACCCCGGCATCGTCAAGCGCCTGCTCGAGGCCCACGTCGAGACCACCGCCTGGATCGACGCCAACGCCGCCGAGGCCAAGACCACCGTCAACGCCGCGCTGGAGAAGCTGACGCAGAAGGCACTGCCGGGGCCGGTGCTCGACAGGGCGTTCGCGGAGCTGACCATCACGAACGACCCCGTCGCCGCCTCGCTCGCCACGAGCGCGGCCCACGCCGTGAAGGCAGGGCTGCTCGACGAGCCCGACCTCGCCGGCATCTACGACCTCCGCCTCCTCAACGAGGTGCTCACCGCGACCGGTGCCGCACCGGTCGCGAACGCGGGACTAGGGAGCTAG
- a CDS encoding ABC transporter ATP-binding protein, translating into MAVTYEEALVRAPHAVSLRNVSKSFGDGPRVLDGIDLEVKPGEFLCLVGASGCGKSTLLSLVAGLEEPTAGRVHHHGNGAALMFQESALFPWLTAGQNVELALRLRGVPRGARRPEAERLLSLVRLEGQAKKRVHELSGGMRQRVALARALAQDSSVLLMDEPFAALDAITRDALHEELTRVWAEVGLTVLFVTHNVREAVRLGQRVVLLSSKPGRVAAEWEVGIPQPRRIESPEVAGLSVEITERLREEIRRHGRD; encoded by the coding sequence ATGGCCGTCACCTACGAAGAGGCGCTCGTCAGGGCGCCGCACGCCGTGTCGCTGCGCAACGTGAGCAAGTCGTTCGGCGACGGGCCGCGCGTGCTCGACGGCATCGACCTCGAGGTGAAGCCGGGCGAGTTCCTCTGCCTCGTCGGCGCCAGCGGCTGCGGCAAGTCGACCCTGCTCTCGCTCGTCGCGGGCCTGGAGGAGCCCACCGCGGGCCGGGTGCACCACCACGGCAACGGCGCGGCGCTGATGTTCCAGGAGTCGGCGCTGTTCCCCTGGCTCACCGCGGGCCAGAACGTCGAGCTCGCGCTCCGTCTCCGAGGCGTCCCGCGAGGGGCGCGGCGCCCGGAGGCGGAGCGCCTCCTCTCCCTCGTCCGGCTCGAGGGCCAGGCGAAGAAGCGCGTGCACGAGCTGTCCGGCGGTATGCGGCAGCGCGTCGCGCTGGCCCGCGCGCTCGCGCAGGACAGCAGCGTTCTCCTCATGGACGAGCCGTTCGCGGCACTCGACGCCATCACCCGCGACGCGCTGCACGAGGAGCTGACGCGGGTCTGGGCCGAGGTCGGGCTGACGGTGCTGTTCGTGACGCACAACGTCCGCGAGGCCGTACGTCTCGGCCAGCGCGTCGTCCTCCTGTCGTCGAAGCCCGGTCGCGTCGCGGCCGAGTGGGAGGTCGGCATCCCGCAGCCGCGGCGCATCGAGTCGCCCGAGGTCGCGGGGCTGTCGGTCGAGATCACCGAACGCCTGCGCGAGGAGATCCGGCGGCATGGCAGAGACTGA
- a CDS encoding TadE/TadG family type IV pilus assembly protein, translating into MGRARLAATAHRDHGAAAVEFALLFPLFLALVFGIINFGFAFNQKINLTQTAREASRYGATLSLTASAPGNAGDIDTWLAKVLEVAESAAGSDLDDDRPGRYVCVAYVTEEETKSLTEGTGGPSSSEPCVDDNRDDDRVQVVVRSDTVFDVLFFGGSINVGSESVTHFEAAA; encoded by the coding sequence ATGGGACGAGCACGACTCGCCGCGACGGCGCACCGTGACCACGGTGCGGCGGCGGTCGAGTTCGCGCTGCTCTTCCCCCTCTTCCTCGCGCTCGTGTTCGGGATCATCAACTTCGGCTTCGCGTTCAACCAGAAGATCAACCTCACGCAGACGGCGCGCGAGGCGTCGCGCTACGGCGCCACGCTGTCGTTGACGGCGTCGGCCCCCGGCAACGCCGGCGACATCGACACCTGGCTGGCGAAGGTGCTCGAGGTCGCCGAGTCGGCCGCCGGCTCCGACCTCGACGACGACAGGCCGGGCCGCTACGTCTGCGTCGCGTACGTCACCGAGGAGGAGACCAAGAGCCTCACCGAGGGCACCGGCGGCCCCTCGTCGTCCGAGCCGTGCGTCGACGACAACCGCGACGACGACCGCGTGCAGGTCGTCGTGCGCAGTGACACGGTGTTCGACGTGCTGTTCTTCGGGGGCTCGATCAACGTCGGCAGCGAGTCCGTCACGCACTTCGAGGCCGCGGCGTGA
- a CDS encoding long-chain fatty acid--CoA ligase, which produces MKEYTSPVRIAEPTSGNLTDMVWDNERDHPDDVIFAKRSGGGWSDVTSRQFAEEVRALAAGFVASGVQVGDRVGLMSRTRYEWALADYAIWAAGGITVPIYETSSAEQVEWILSDSGAVAVIVENDGHSETVASVRGKLPDLRHSWAIDSGDLEKLVEQGKGVERATLDARHGALTPDTLATIIYTSGTTGRPKGCELTHGNFLFDIASTSEGLGEFYNETGSTLLFLPLAHVFGRIIQLGATANRVKVAHSADVKNLLADLATFKPTFLLSVPRVFEKVYNGSKQKAHADGKGKIFDLAEKVAISYSEALDKGSVPLPLKLQHALFDKLVYSKLRAALGGNVTHCVSGGAPLGARLGHFFRGIGVTILEGYGLTETSAGSTLNLPNAMRIGTVGRAIPGTSVRIAEDGEILLKGAQIFRGYYNNPKATKEALDADGWFHSGDIGTIDDQGYVTITGRKKELIVTAGGKNVAPAVLEDRLRAHPLVSQCLVVGDNKPFIGALVTIDPEAFPAWKKQAGKPDGATIADLVDDAELRGTIQAAVDEANKAVSKAESIRSFRILPGDFTEETGHLTPSLKLKRNVVLTDFANDVEALYS; this is translated from the coding sequence ATGAAGGAGTACACGAGCCCCGTCCGGATCGCCGAGCCCACGAGCGGCAACCTCACCGACATGGTGTGGGACAACGAGCGCGACCACCCCGACGACGTCATCTTCGCCAAGCGCTCCGGCGGCGGCTGGTCCGACGTCACGTCGCGCCAGTTCGCCGAGGAGGTCCGCGCGCTCGCCGCCGGCTTCGTGGCGTCCGGCGTGCAGGTCGGCGACCGCGTCGGCCTCATGAGCCGTACGCGCTACGAGTGGGCGCTCGCCGACTACGCGATCTGGGCGGCCGGCGGCATCACCGTGCCGATCTACGAGACGTCGTCGGCCGAGCAGGTCGAGTGGATCCTCTCCGACTCCGGCGCCGTCGCTGTGATCGTCGAGAACGACGGCCACTCCGAGACGGTCGCGTCGGTGCGCGGCAAGCTGCCCGACCTGCGCCACTCGTGGGCCATCGACAGCGGCGACCTCGAGAAGCTCGTCGAGCAGGGCAAGGGCGTCGAGCGCGCGACCCTCGACGCGCGGCACGGCGCGCTCACCCCCGACACGCTCGCGACGATCATCTACACGTCCGGCACGACCGGCCGCCCCAAAGGCTGCGAGCTGACGCACGGCAACTTCCTCTTCGACATCGCGTCGACGAGCGAGGGCCTCGGCGAGTTCTACAACGAGACCGGCTCGACGCTGCTGTTCCTGCCGCTCGCGCACGTGTTCGGCCGGATCATCCAGCTCGGCGCCACCGCCAACCGCGTCAAGGTCGCGCACAGCGCCGACGTCAAGAACCTGCTGGCCGACCTGGCGACGTTCAAGCCGACGTTCCTCCTGTCGGTGCCGCGGGTGTTCGAGAAGGTCTACAACGGCTCCAAGCAGAAGGCGCACGCCGACGGCAAGGGGAAGATCTTCGACCTCGCCGAGAAGGTCGCGATCTCGTACTCCGAGGCGCTCGACAAGGGCAGCGTCCCGCTCCCGCTGAAGCTGCAGCACGCGCTGTTCGACAAGCTCGTCTACTCCAAGCTGCGCGCGGCCCTCGGCGGCAACGTCACCCACTGCGTCTCCGGCGGCGCCCCGCTCGGCGCGCGGCTCGGGCACTTCTTCCGCGGCATCGGCGTGACGATCCTCGAGGGGTACGGCCTCACGGAGACCAGCGCGGGCTCCACCCTCAACCTGCCGAACGCCATGAGGATCGGCACCGTCGGACGTGCCATCCCCGGCACCAGCGTCCGCATCGCCGAGGACGGCGAGATCCTCCTCAAGGGCGCGCAGATCTTCCGCGGCTACTACAACAACCCGAAGGCCACCAAGGAGGCGCTCGACGCCGACGGGTGGTTCCACTCGGGCGACATCGGGACGATCGACGACCAGGGCTACGTCACCATCACCGGCCGCAAGAAGGAGCTCATCGTCACGGCCGGCGGCAAGAACGTCGCCCCCGCCGTCCTCGAGGACCGGCTCCGCGCGCACCCGCTCGTGAGCCAGTGCCTCGTCGTCGGCGACAACAAGCCGTTCATCGGCGCGCTCGTCACGATCGACCCGGAGGCGTTCCCCGCCTGGAAGAAGCAGGCGGGCAAGCCCGACGGCGCGACGATCGCCGACCTCGTGGACGACGCGGAGCTGCGCGGCACGATCCAGGCCGCGGTCGACGAGGCCAACAAGGCCGTCTCCAAGGCCGAGTCGATCCGGTCGTTCCGCATCCTGCCGGGCGACTTCACCGAGGAGACCGGCCACCTGACGCCGAGCCTCAAGCTCAAGCGCAACGTCGTCCTCACCGACTTCGCCAACGACGTCGAGGCGCTCTACTCCTGA
- a CDS encoding ABC transporter ATP-binding protein: MSAAVAEVTGLTVEFGSVRAVEGLDLTVRPGAGVALVGRNGAGKSTTLRALAGVLPPSAGRVVIGGVDARLDPAGVRERVGYCPDVGGLIPRATPWEHLQLAATLRGLTGWEDRGRDLLERFDLGTATHRITAGFSHGMGRRLSVVLAAFHEPALLLLDEPFDGVDPLGVEATMDVIREARLGGGAVVVSTHLLALAVEACDEAVVLRGGRAVAAAPAAELAGEAGAARYRALLG; the protein is encoded by the coding sequence ATGAGCGCGGCCGTCGCGGAGGTCACCGGGCTCACCGTCGAGTTCGGGTCCGTTCGCGCTGTCGAGGGCCTCGACCTGACCGTACGGCCAGGGGCCGGCGTGGCCCTCGTCGGCCGCAACGGCGCCGGCAAGTCCACGACCCTGCGCGCGCTCGCCGGCGTCCTCCCGCCGTCCGCGGGCCGCGTCGTGATCGGCGGCGTCGACGCGCGGCTCGACCCGGCGGGCGTACGGGAGCGGGTCGGCTACTGCCCCGACGTCGGCGGGCTGATCCCGCGCGCGACGCCGTGGGAGCACCTCCAGCTCGCGGCGACGCTGCGCGGGCTCACCGGCTGGGAGGACCGCGGCCGCGACCTGCTCGAACGCTTCGACCTCGGCACCGCCACGCACCGGATCACGGCCGGCTTCTCGCACGGCATGGGGCGCCGGCTGTCGGTGGTGCTGGCGGCGTTCCACGAGCCCGCGCTGCTGCTGCTGGACGAGCCGTTCGACGGCGTGGACCCGCTCGGCGTCGAGGCGACGATGGACGTCATCCGCGAGGCGCGGCTCGGCGGCGGCGCGGTGGTCGTGTCGACGCACCTGCTCGCGCTCGCGGTCGAGGCGTGCGACGAGGCGGTCGTCCTGCGCGGTGGCCGCGCGGTCGCCGCGGCACCGGCCGCGGAGCTCGCGGGCGAAGCGGGGGCCGCGCGCTACCGGGCGCTCCTGGGATGA